The proteins below come from a single Geobacillus thermoleovorans genomic window:
- a CDS encoding DUF2627 domain-containing protein, producing MGRMIALLILVIPGLGAALGIKWMRDALFGINGPLFSALWLQFLAGLALFAAGLAFLGGFLLHRDRKRNKVQARFQRKRKTP from the coding sequence ATGGGGCGAATGATTGCGCTGTTGATTTTAGTCATTCCCGGGCTTGGAGCGGCGCTTGGCATCAAATGGATGCGCGATGCGTTGTTTGGCATCAACGGGCCGCTGTTTTCTGCCTTATGGCTGCAATTTCTCGCCGGGCTCGCGCTGTTTGCCGCTGGGCTGGCGTTTCTCGGCGGTTTTTTGCTGCACCGCGACCGGAAACGCAACAAAGTGCAGGCGCGTTTTCAACGAAAACGAAAAACGCCTTGA